The Candidatus Uhrbacteria bacterium genome has a segment encoding these proteins:
- a CDS encoding O-antigen ligase family protein yields the protein MKSWTAYYKQAATWMIWGLPLALPLYLVRFKIGPLPTTVLEAYLLVLFVAATLGFGIGIWKKGWKEIGEWKWPVALWSIATLAAVFWSPSIVTGLGLWRAYVLEPVLVFILLFGLREVVDRKRIEQAMRLVITIVGFWAIYQFITGQGIPSPWNVSIAEGRRATGPFPYPNALALFVVPMGAYLFARATSPSVPLLRKEREDWLGLISWAMAGLSAFLAKSDGGMLALASATWFVLFARKETRRVAIALAVVGVVLIALVAPLRNAFIEQATFSGWSGRVRTWTWTETWNMLKDRPVLGAGFGGYPTVFKPYHEKTFIEIFQYPHTIVFNVWSEAGLVGLFVFGWIVVTWVRRRVSWIAMAPLIAILIHGLVDVPYFKNDLAIAFWLLAFLATIQLDREAIRR from the coding sequence ATGAAGTCGTGGACAGCGTATTACAAGCAGGCGGCGACTTGGATGATTTGGGGACTGCCTTTGGCGCTTCCGTTGTATTTGGTTCGATTCAAGATTGGACCGTTGCCGACGACGGTACTTGAAGCGTATTTATTGGTTTTGTTTGTTGCTGCGACATTGGGATTTGGAATTGGTATTTGGAAAAAGGGATGGAAGGAAATAGGGGAGTGGAAATGGCCTGTCGCGTTATGGTCGATTGCGACGTTGGCGGCGGTGTTTTGGTCGCCATCGATCGTGACCGGGCTTGGATTGTGGCGGGCGTATGTTTTGGAACCGGTGCTCGTTTTTATTTTGTTGTTTGGATTGCGCGAGGTTGTTGATCGGAAGCGGATCGAGCAAGCGATGAGGCTGGTGATCACGATCGTTGGCTTTTGGGCGATTTATCAGTTCATTACGGGGCAAGGGATTCCGAGTCCTTGGAATGTTTCGATCGCGGAAGGCAGGCGCGCGACGGGACCGTTTCCGTATCCGAATGCGCTCGCGTTATTTGTGGTGCCGATGGGAGCGTATCTCTTTGCTCGAGCCACCTCTCCCTCGGTCCCTCTCCTTCGTAAGGAGAGGGAGGATTGGTTGGGGTTAATTAGTTGGGCGATGGCGGGGCTCTCGGCGTTTCTTGCGAAGAGTGATGGGGGAATGTTGGCGCTCGCGTCTGCGACTTGGTTCGTTCTTTTTGCGCGAAAGGAGACGCGACGGGTGGCGATCGCTCTAGCTGTTGTTGGAGTTGTCTTGATCGCGCTTGTCGCGCCGCTTCGAAATGCTTTTATCGAACAGGCGACGTTCTCTGGGTGGTCGGGGAGAGTTCGGACTTGGACTTGGACGGAGACTTGGAACATGTTGAAGGATAGGCCGGTTTTGGGTGCAGGATTTGGCGGGTATCCGACGGTGTTTAAGCCGTATCATGAGAAGACGTTTATCGAGATATTCCAGTATCCACATACGATCGTTTTTAATGTGTGGAGCGAAGCGGGATTGGTCGGTTTGTTTGTCTTTGGATGGATTGTCGTGACGTGGGTGCGTCGAAGGGTTTCTTGGATAGCGATGGCGCCTCTTATCGCCATCTTGATTCATGGCTTGGTGGACGTCCCGTACTTCAAGAATGATCTTGCGATTGCGTTTTGGTTGTTGGCTTTTTTAGCGACCATTCAGCTTGACCGAGAGGCCATTCGTCGATAG
- a CDS encoding barstar family protein: MNMKVVVDLLGLKTERDVLLKFGEVFEFGGPDGNIPARGNVHGIGWGCNWDAMNDSLYSLEEGGIWATSKKFSFPLEIEVTNFKEFEENDPRRFQTLKEILDAHINEYQKEGKVMSVTFI, translated from the coding sequence ATGAATATGAAAGTAGTCGTCGATTTATTGGGGCTTAAGACCGAAAGGGACGTGCTTCTTAAGTTCGGAGAGGTTTTTGAGTTCGGAGGTCCTGACGGAAATATTCCGGCAAGAGGTAATGTGCATGGGATAGGATGGGGGTGCAATTGGGACGCGATGAATGATTCTCTATACTCACTTGAAGAAGGTGGTATTTGGGCAACGAGTAAGAAATTTAGTTTTCCATTGGAAATTGAGGTGACTAATTTTAAAGAATTTGAAGAGAATGATCCTAGGCGCTTTCAAACTCTTAAGGAAATCCTCGACGCTCATATCAATGAATATCAAAAGGAAGGAAAAGTCATGTCAGTTACGTTTATTTAA